One genomic region from Cetobacterium sp. 8H encodes:
- a CDS encoding DUF1385 domain-containing protein — MNSKKFSSVGGQAVIEGVMMRNADLLATAVRKPNGDIVYKKTKISKSRNKLSTIPFLRGAITLFDSLVLGVKELTFSANQAEVEEEQLSQKEAIMTTIVSLALGIGLFIVLPSVISSFLFKDNKIHSNILEAVLRLSFFVLYIFLISFSKDIQRVFQYHGAEHKSIYAYESHLDLTPENAKNFTTLHPRCGTSFLLIVMLIAIIVFTALDFILPPPANFTMKLLTKVVLRVLFMPLIAGISYELQRYTSNHLDKWYVKMIAAPGLALQKITTKEPDLDQLEVALVALKVVLNQPVDNATEVY; from the coding sequence ATGAATAGTAAAAAATTTTCAAGTGTAGGTGGACAAGCTGTTATTGAAGGAGTTATGATGAGAAATGCAGATCTTCTTGCTACAGCAGTTAGAAAACCTAACGGAGACATTGTTTATAAAAAAACAAAAATATCTAAAAGTAGAAATAAACTTTCTACAATACCTTTTTTAAGAGGAGCTATTACACTTTTTGACTCCCTGGTTTTAGGAGTAAAAGAACTTACCTTCTCGGCTAATCAAGCTGAGGTTGAAGAAGAACAGCTCTCTCAAAAAGAGGCCATAATGACAACCATTGTCTCTTTAGCTTTGGGAATTGGTCTATTTATTGTTCTTCCCTCAGTTATAAGTAGTTTTTTATTTAAAGATAATAAAATACATAGTAATATTTTAGAAGCCGTATTAAGACTAAGTTTCTTCGTATTATATATTTTCTTAATATCTTTTTCTAAAGATATTCAAAGAGTATTTCAATACCATGGAGCTGAACACAAATCAATATATGCATATGAAAGCCATCTGGATTTAACTCCTGAAAATGCTAAGAACTTTACAACTCTTCATCCTAGATGTGGAACTAGTTTTCTTCTTATTGTTATGCTTATTGCTATTATTGTTTTTACTGCTCTAGATTTTATCTTACCACCGCCTGCTAATTTTACTATGAAACTTCTTACAAAGGTTGTTTTAAGAGTTCTATTTATGCCTTTAATCGCTGGAATATCTTATGAACTTCAAAGATACACTAGTAATCATTTAGACAAATGGTATGTGAAAATGATTGCTGCTCCAGGGTTAGCTTTACAAAAGATTACAACTAAAGAACCTGATTTAGATCAATTAGAAGTTGCTCTTGTTGCTCTTAAAGTTGTTTTAAATCAACCAGTTGATAACGCAACTGAAGTATATTAA